Sequence from the Exiguobacterium aurantiacum genome:
CTCGATTTTTGCTACGTACGGAATGTTTGGCTTGATCAGTATGGATTGGATCGCCTTACTAGTTGTTCTATTCATCGACGTTATCATTGCGTTCATGATTGTAGAAATTGCGCTTAAAAAAATTAAAGGCATTCCGATCTCGGTGGGGGTTATGAAATGAGTAGTGTCATCAAGCTAGAAATCCAAAAAAAAACGTTTAAGAAGAAAGGTTTTTCGATTTTAAATGATTTCGAGTTGGAAGTTCAACCTGGTGAAAGAGTTTCGATTATCGGGGAGTCTGGAGTTGGTAAGTCTTCGCTGCTCAATATTATCGGTTTACTTGACACACAATACGAAGGAAGTTATGAGCTCTTTGACTCATCTGTGAAGGATTTATCGCGAGATAAATTGGCTGAATGGCGTAATCAAAAAATTGGGTTTGTACTTCAAGAGTCGGCACTGATTGATTCCTTGACCATCGAGGATAATATTAAACTACCCCTTATGTACGCAAACATCGAAAAAGATCCGAGTGTCCAAGAACACTTTAAGCGAATTGTTAACAAAATAGGAATTGAGTCCATTTTGAAAAAGAAACCGCTTGAGTGTTCGGGTGGACAACGATCAAGAGCCGTCTTTGCTAGGGGGGTCATCATGAATCCTCAAATCATTTTATCGGATGAACCGACGGCGTCACTTGACTCAAAGAACAAAGAAAACATCATCGATTTACTTTTTGAGATGAATAAAGAATTCAATACGACCGTTATTACCGTAACGCATGATTTAGACGTAGCCAATCGTCATGGACGAGTAATTACTCTCGAAAGGAGTGAATAAAATGGGATTTTTTGCAATGGTCATCTCCTTTATACTCGGTATATTCTTAACCGTTATTGGCTTTGCTCGCAGAAAACATAACTTGTTGTACAAACTTTCAATAGTACTCGGGATTGCTCTCATTGTGTTTGCGGTGTATCTAGCAAGGCCCCAATAAGAAAACGAACAGGCAGGTCGCCATCGACCTGCCTGTTTTAGCGTGACTCGTAAGCCGCAATCCATTGCTCGGGCGTCATCTTCGAGACGAGTTCACCCATCAACTCATATGGGATATGCTTCACGTTTTTGAAGCGGATACAGCTCTTGCCCATGTCGAGCTTCGTCGGCACTTGGGCGGCGTAGGACTCCTCGAACCAGCGGAGCAACTCCGGGTCACTATAGACGCCCATATGATACACGGCGACGTGGTTCTTTTGAGCGATGACACTCAAAAACGGGAGCGGGGTGCCCGGCGTGACGTGATACCCGGACGGATACGTCGATAGCGGGACGACGTAGTGGATACCTGTGCCGTCGGTCGTCTTCTCGAACCCGTCCGGTAGGTGTTCATCGATGACGTCAATCAAACGGATGAAAGCGTCGAGCCGCTTGTCGTCGACGAGTGTCGTATAGTCCATCAGACGTCACCTCCCCGTAAAATCTTCGCCATCGCCTTGCCTTTGGCCAGCTCATCGATGAGCTTGTCCAAATAACGGATCTCGCGCATGAGCGGCTCCTCGACGTTCTCGACGCGGACGCCGCAGACGACGCCTTTGATCAAGGCGCGGTCCTCGTTCATATGAGGTGCGGTGGCGAAGAACGTGTCAAAGTCGACCTCGGCTGCAAGTTGCTGTTCAAGCCCGGCCTCGTCATAGCCGGTCAACCAGCGGATGATCGTGTCGACTTCGTCTTTCGTCCGTCCTTTTCGTTCGGCTTTCGCGACATAGAGCGGATAGACGCTTGCGAAGCTCGTCGTGTAAATGCGGTGTGCCATGAGATCCCCTCGTTTCGTGGAATGATACCTCTATTTTCTCACACAAGCAAAGCTCATACGCATAATATTTTTTGTTGCAAATGCAACTAAATGCATTATACTGAACGTAACGTATTGTAAATACAACAATCAGGAGGATTGTATGAGAGACCAGTTACGTGAAATCGGGATGATTGCCCGTGCCCTCGATTCGATCAGCAATATCGAATTCAAAGAGCTCGAGCTGACGAAAGGGCAATATTTATATTTGGTCCGGATTTGTGAAGAGCCGGGCATCATCCAAGAGAAGCTCGCCGAACTCATCAAAGTCGACCGGACGACGGCGGCGCGAGCGATTCAAAAGTTGGAGACGAACGGGTTGATCATCAAGCAGGACGACCCGCACAACAAGAAAATCAAACGGCTCGTCCCGACCGAACGGGGCAAAGGACTGTACCCGGTCATTATCCGCGAGCACGAACATTCGACGGACGTCGCGCTCGCCGGGCTGAGTGACCAGGAAGCCGAGCAGCTGCTCCGGCTATTGAAGCGGGTCCGCCACAATATCGAAGGGGACTGGGACGCGGTGAAGAAAGGAAAGAAACGAGACTACTAGGGGGAACAATCATGATCACCATCAAAGCTTGCACAATCGAAGACGTTGACGCACTTCGCACCATCAGTATCGAGACGTTCACGGAGACGTTCGAAGCCGAGAATGACCCGGCGCATCTGGCCGCGTATCTCGAGCGGGCGTACAACATGGCGCAACTTAAAAAAGAGCTTTCGAATCCAGACTCACAGTTCTTCTTCGCCATACTCGACGGGGAAGTGGCTGGTTACTTAAAAGTGAACGCCAACAACGCCCAGACCGAGGCCATGGGCGAGGAGACGTTCGAACTCGAACGGATCTATGTGCGACGCGCCTTCCAAGGAAGTGGCGTCGGGAAGGCGTTGTATGACCAGGCCATCACGTGCGCGGGTGAGCTGAACAAACGTGAAATCTGGCTTGGCGTCTGGGAACATAACCATAAGGCACTCGCCTTTTACCGAAAGCACGGCTTCGTCCAGACCGGGGCGCACACATTCTATATGGGCGACGACGCCCAAGTCGATT
This genomic interval carries:
- a CDS encoding ABC transporter ATP-binding protein; the protein is MSSVIKLEIQKKTFKKKGFSILNDFELEVQPGERVSIIGESGVGKSSLLNIIGLLDTQYEGSYELFDSSVKDLSRDKLAEWRNQKIGFVLQESALIDSLTIEDNIKLPLMYANIEKDPSVQEHFKRIVNKIGIESILKKKPLECSGGQRSRAVFARGVIMNPQIILSDEPTASLDSKNKENIIDLLFEMNKEFNTTVITVTHDLDVANRHGRVITLERSE
- a CDS encoding GNAT family N-acetyltransferase, whose protein sequence is MMITIKACTIEDVDALRTISIETFTETFEAENDPAHLAAYLERAYNMAQLKKELSNPDSQFFFAILDGEVAGYLKVNANNAQTEAMGEETFELERIYVRRAFQGSGVGKALYDQAITCAGELNKREIWLGVWEHNHKALAFYRKHGFVQTGAHTFYMGDDAQVDLIMAKPLRP
- a CDS encoding DUF2200 domain-containing protein, with product MAHRIYTTSFASVYPLYVAKAERKGRTKDEVDTIIRWLTGYDEAGLEQQLAAEVDFDTFFATAPHMNEDRALIKGVVCGVRVENVEEPLMREIRYLDKLIDELAKGKAMAKILRGGDV
- a CDS encoding DUF1801 domain-containing protein; translation: MDYTTLVDDKRLDAFIRLIDVIDEHLPDGFEKTTDGTGIHYVVPLSTYPSGYHVTPGTPLPFLSVIAQKNHVAVYHMGVYSDPELLRWFEESYAAQVPTKLDMGKSCIRFKNVKHIPYELMGELVSKMTPEQWIAAYESR
- a CDS encoding MarR family winged helix-turn-helix transcriptional regulator; its protein translation is MRDQLREIGMIARALDSISNIEFKELELTKGQYLYLVRICEEPGIIQEKLAELIKVDRTTAARAIQKLETNGLIIKQDDPHNKKIKRLVPTERGKGLYPVIIREHEHSTDVALAGLSDQEAEQLLRLLKRVRHNIEGDWDAVKKGKKRDY